A genomic window from Brevibacillus agri includes:
- the rpsB gene encoding 30S ribosomal protein S2: MAVISMKQLLEAGVHFGHQTRRWNPKMARYIFTERNGIYIIDLQKTVKKVEEAYNFVRELAQDGGKVLFVGTKKQAQESVKEEAERTGHYYINQRWLGGTLTNFTTIKKRTARLAELKRMENDGTFEVLPKKEVIVLRKEMDRLEKFLGGIAHMDKLPDALFVIDPRKERIAVAEARKLGIPIVAIVDTNCDPDEIDYVIPGNDDAIRAVKLLTAKMADALLEGNQGTEQQATTTA, from the coding sequence ATGGCAGTAATTTCGATGAAACAACTGCTCGAGGCTGGTGTACACTTCGGTCACCAAACTCGTCGTTGGAACCCGAAAATGGCTCGCTATATCTTCACCGAACGTAACGGAATCTACATTATCGACCTGCAAAAAACCGTGAAAAAAGTTGAGGAAGCGTACAACTTCGTACGTGAACTCGCTCAAGACGGCGGAAAAGTGCTCTTCGTTGGTACGAAGAAACAAGCACAAGAATCCGTAAAAGAAGAAGCTGAACGTACAGGTCACTACTACATCAACCAACGCTGGTTGGGTGGTACCCTGACAAACTTCACAACCATCAAAAAACGTACAGCTCGCCTCGCTGAGCTGAAACGCATGGAAAACGATGGTACTTTCGAAGTATTGCCTAAGAAAGAAGTTATCGTTCTGCGCAAAGAAATGGATCGCCTGGAAAAATTCCTCGGCGGTATCGCTCACATGGATAAATTGCCAGACGCTCTGTTTGTCATCGATCCTCGTAAAGAGCGCATCGCTGTAGCAGAAGCTCGCAAATTGGGTATCCCAATCGTTGCAATCGTAGATACTAACTGCGATCCAGATGAGATCGACTACGTGATCCCAGGTAACGATGACGCAATTCGCGCTGTGAAACTGCTCACTGCAAAAATGGCAGACGCTCTCTTGGAAGGCAACCAAGGAACAGAGCAACAAGCCACAACAACTGCGTAA